Proteins co-encoded in one Cupriavidus nantongensis genomic window:
- a CDS encoding DUF2188 domain-containing protein: MPARNIHVVPSGDGWAVEIEGAQGGDVHATQEAAITAGTERAKRDQVELIIHGRDGQIRERNSFGHDPRNVKG, from the coding sequence ATGCCTGCAAGGAACATCCACGTTGTGCCGTCGGGGGACGGCTGGGCCGTCGAGATCGAAGGCGCGCAAGGCGGAGATGTACACGCGACACAAGAAGCCGCGATTACGGCCGGTACCGAGCGCGCGAAGCGAGACCAGGTTGAGTTGATCATCCATGGGCGGGACGGCCAAATCCGTGAGCGAAACAGCTTCGGTCATGATCCCCGGAATGTGAAGGGCTGA
- a CDS encoding replication protein RepA, translating to MAELELVAPAATRRPKVVAGEKVIHASTVIAARKPGLDEVGFGAKCLVSASLPYRNPKPEQLVNGAWLRHNGNYALWVQGGINGIPYGIYPRLFVMWLTSEALRTGSRKIHTGGTFAEFCRKLNIDRSRGKRGAGKALIEQADRFLQSRAAFVTLPAHLATGKRADFLSAKLKHTDLLSFADGYSLFFDPDEQASQQGSLFSSEITLTENFFDEITAHCIPVDLRAVTALQRSPMDLDIYQWLAYRMFKLTKPAYPTWEQLYQQFGSNYGRLRDFRSEFIESLKRVHLVYPGLRVSEAEGGSGLVLYPSPTPVAPTSLPAARNASEASPQLLLVS from the coding sequence ATGGCTGAATTGGAACTCGTTGCCCCGGCTGCCACGAGGAGACCCAAGGTTGTTGCTGGCGAAAAGGTCATTCACGCATCGACCGTGATCGCCGCTCGCAAGCCCGGTCTTGATGAGGTCGGATTTGGCGCGAAATGTCTCGTCTCGGCTTCCTTGCCATACCGAAATCCGAAGCCAGAGCAGTTGGTCAACGGCGCGTGGCTCAGGCACAACGGCAACTACGCTCTGTGGGTACAAGGCGGTATCAACGGGATTCCATACGGCATTTATCCGCGACTGTTTGTCATGTGGCTGACATCGGAGGCGCTCCGCACGGGCAGCCGGAAGATTCATACCGGTGGAACGTTCGCTGAGTTTTGTCGCAAGCTGAATATTGATCGGAGTCGAGGCAAGCGCGGTGCGGGCAAAGCCCTGATCGAACAAGCAGATCGCTTCCTGCAGAGCCGTGCTGCCTTCGTAACACTTCCCGCGCATCTCGCGACCGGCAAGCGAGCGGACTTTCTTAGCGCGAAGCTAAAGCACACCGACCTACTCAGCTTCGCCGACGGATACTCGCTCTTCTTTGATCCGGATGAGCAAGCGTCTCAGCAAGGTTCCCTCTTTAGCTCAGAAATTACCCTTACGGAGAACTTCTTCGACGAAATTACGGCTCACTGCATTCCAGTGGATCTGCGAGCCGTTACTGCCCTGCAGCGCTCGCCCATGGATCTGGATATCTATCAGTGGCTTGCCTATCGGATGTTCAAGCTGACCAAGCCGGCCTATCCAACCTGGGAGCAGCTGTACCAGCAGTTCGGCTCAAACTACGGGCGGTTGCGTGACTTCCGAAGCGAGTTCATCGAATCACTTAAACGAGTCCACCTCGTCTACCCCGGGCTCCGCGTATCTGAAGCCGAAGGTGGGTCCGGTCTAGTTCTTTATCCATCGCCGACACCAGTCGCGCCAACCTCACTGCCCGCGGCGCGCAACGCCAGTGAAGCTTCGCCCCAACTGCTATTGGTTAGCTAA
- a CDS encoding thioredoxin fold domain-containing protein, protein MKISFERKAKDCVRIEPDGSLSSFFASTGHLKALSRVRLTTAPDASLNAFSVVSARQAEVSHDDAATAPYAIVFVTEDASEKLRILERFHSREDAERAHGLIVGAFHRRSSAERWKARLRTLGLYVGVPMLVLGLYSSIATLATAKAQSPELAAAILAQANKMVAPSGLPSESATHVPKIARTELLGTDGQIYVSPALFTEGTPPVYVFSDPKCPACRAAEPVIQELAQHQPVVVLPVAYKPGSDEVAVDALCRGDWQQQAETWREAMAVDVRGKENTLNDELFKNRDRVPKLCTKGKDWLEKNRQAFEAMGLTQTPSVVNADGKLLDLNELVKQYR, encoded by the coding sequence ATGAAGATCTCGTTTGAGCGTAAGGCGAAGGATTGCGTGCGAATCGAGCCGGACGGCTCCCTCTCGTCCTTCTTTGCTAGTACCGGCCACCTGAAAGCGTTGTCGCGCGTCCGGTTGACTACGGCGCCCGACGCATCGCTGAATGCGTTCTCGGTGGTCTCGGCCAGACAGGCCGAAGTGTCGCACGACGATGCGGCTACGGCGCCGTATGCCATCGTCTTTGTGACCGAAGATGCCAGCGAGAAGCTTCGCATTCTTGAGCGATTCCATTCGCGCGAAGACGCCGAGCGGGCGCATGGCCTGATTGTCGGCGCATTCCATCGTCGCTCGTCCGCGGAGCGTTGGAAAGCGCGGCTACGCACGCTCGGCTTATATGTCGGCGTCCCTATGCTCGTGCTGGGCCTATACAGCAGTATCGCCACCCTTGCGACAGCGAAAGCGCAATCGCCGGAATTGGCAGCCGCGATCTTGGCCCAGGCCAACAAGATGGTCGCACCGTCGGGACTGCCGTCGGAATCCGCGACGCATGTACCGAAGATCGCGCGCACGGAGCTTTTGGGTACAGACGGGCAGATCTACGTCAGTCCCGCGCTCTTTACCGAAGGCACGCCGCCGGTCTACGTTTTTTCCGACCCGAAATGCCCCGCGTGTCGTGCAGCTGAGCCTGTGATCCAGGAGCTTGCGCAACATCAACCGGTTGTCGTCCTACCCGTCGCGTACAAGCCAGGGTCCGATGAAGTGGCTGTCGACGCGTTGTGCCGCGGCGATTGGCAGCAGCAGGCAGAGACATGGCGAGAAGCGATGGCAGTCGACGTACGCGGTAAGGAGAACACTCTGAACGATGAACTATTCAAGAACCGAGATCGTGTTCCCAAGCTGTGCACCAAAGGCAAGGATTGGCTCGAGAAGAATCGTCAGGCATTCGAAGCCATGGGCCTCACGCAGACGCCTTCCGTGGTAAACGCGGATGGCAAGTTGCTGGACCTGAATGAGCTGGTGAAGCAGTACCGGTGA
- a CDS encoding type IV secretory system conjugative DNA transfer family protein: protein MNNPYQTSPNRELSQQGITLDPRPIAQKMGDWLKQPRNYAKFQLGAAVASVALSFLWLPITVVMLLVQLWYSWQRFQLPMRMPKHLGGIDPTLEAAEPNKDGTGEVIKRKEADGILHLGNQRSVDPAEHLKELWVTNSDARTHMLLMGTTGSGKTVTLLSICFNALAWGSGFFYSDGKADSSLHAAVWSMCRRTGREDDYLVLNFMTGGADPYKRKKTTEKHSNSMNPWYEGTPDFLSQLSSSLLPKAGGDGAQWQQKAVNMMDAVLRTLCYERAAGNLTLSIGVIREYLALPNLVKLYLKGKKGEIPEYAFLPIKAYLETGLPGFRPDLADKPDKWDQGVYDQHGYLTGQYARTLSMLMDTYGYIFKDKYSEVDMMDVLLNRRILVVMIPTLEKSAQEAANLGKLVVASIRLMMAMNLGHRLEGTYAEIIDTKATNSPAPYIITMDELGYYFAEGIALMFAQARSLGFMMIAAGQDVAAMAKGENKEEVDSMIANTKIKYTLALEDPDKTLEVFKKVAGQAITVETGSYEGSVGNLFPTNFNQALTGSIQRRDRIELQELKALKEMEGILIFKDQVTRARSFTWFHSFKKTKLPFRLNRFLQVDRPQFAELKGKVTPIKATDRRFTIIANIIQKIREGTAKKYPGNDDPVLAAVRETWLKIEELNPNEGAVNRGIAYYQAAVTAMRARQPDAQGRYWTAAGGEEEHIPEVSAIDQYEGVDFAAESPAIVSSATAQEATVRTDPYHNPPLQEKAAPNAFADLVREFAESTQRPASVLSSIKEETVSAVVTEDYDALPDAQAARPVNSGDENLADPASGDSTDGGLHEWLAQYQNSQQGDGGTVDDRPMERRQNLTPAQVDLVNPEPPSRTVHQVETNPVVIGFKQEAAEMLVRMEEALGSEHPQEAVQATEREISAQLKWTQPAEDMTIDDIEHLFGSMQANIEKSASKAR from the coding sequence GTGAATAACCCATACCAGACGTCGCCAAATCGAGAATTATCCCAACAGGGGATCACGCTCGACCCTCGACCAATCGCCCAAAAGATGGGCGATTGGCTCAAGCAGCCACGGAACTACGCCAAGTTCCAGCTAGGGGCCGCCGTGGCCTCGGTCGCACTGTCGTTCCTATGGCTGCCAATCACCGTGGTGATGCTGCTCGTCCAACTCTGGTACTCGTGGCAGCGCTTCCAATTGCCGATGCGAATGCCGAAGCATCTTGGGGGCATCGATCCTACGCTTGAAGCGGCGGAGCCGAACAAGGATGGTACAGGGGAGGTCATCAAACGCAAGGAAGCCGACGGCATCCTGCACCTAGGGAACCAGCGCTCCGTTGATCCTGCTGAGCATCTCAAAGAGCTTTGGGTCACGAACTCGGACGCGCGTACTCACATGCTGCTGATGGGGACAACGGGGTCGGGTAAGACTGTCACGCTGCTCTCGATCTGCTTCAATGCCTTGGCTTGGGGGTCGGGCTTCTTCTACTCGGACGGGAAGGCCGATTCGAGCCTGCATGCCGCAGTGTGGAGCATGTGCCGTCGCACGGGGCGAGAGGACGATTACCTTGTCCTCAACTTCATGACGGGCGGCGCGGATCCGTACAAGCGCAAGAAGACCACGGAGAAGCATTCGAACAGCATGAATCCGTGGTACGAGGGCACGCCAGACTTCTTGTCGCAGCTTTCGTCATCCCTGTTACCGAAGGCCGGCGGGGATGGAGCGCAGTGGCAGCAGAAAGCCGTGAACATGATGGACGCCGTACTGCGTACGCTTTGTTACGAGCGTGCCGCCGGGAACCTTACGCTGTCTATCGGCGTAATTCGGGAATACCTGGCGCTGCCCAACCTGGTGAAGCTATATCTGAAGGGCAAGAAGGGCGAGATTCCTGAATATGCGTTCCTTCCCATCAAAGCCTATTTGGAGACAGGTTTGCCAGGCTTTCGCCCGGATCTCGCGGACAAGCCTGACAAGTGGGATCAGGGCGTCTATGACCAGCACGGATACCTGACGGGCCAGTACGCGCGGACGCTCTCCATGCTCATGGACACGTATGGCTACATCTTCAAGGACAAATACTCCGAAGTCGACATGATGGATGTGCTGCTGAATCGGCGCATCCTGGTGGTCATGATCCCGACGTTGGAGAAGTCCGCGCAGGAAGCGGCCAACCTTGGCAAGCTTGTCGTCGCGAGTATTCGCCTCATGATGGCGATGAACCTCGGCCATAGGCTTGAAGGCACTTACGCTGAGATCATCGACACCAAGGCAACGAACTCGCCAGCTCCTTACATCATTACGATGGACGAACTGGGCTACTACTTTGCAGAGGGCATCGCACTGATGTTCGCGCAAGCGCGAAGCCTCGGCTTCATGATGATTGCCGCGGGTCAGGACGTGGCCGCAATGGCGAAGGGGGAGAACAAAGAAGAAGTCGATTCGATGATTGCCAACACCAAGATCAAGTACACGTTGGCACTGGAGGATCCAGACAAGACGCTGGAGGTCTTCAAGAAGGTCGCCGGTCAGGCGATCACTGTGGAGACGGGCTCCTATGAGGGCAGTGTTGGAAATCTCTTTCCGACAAACTTCAACCAGGCACTGACAGGCTCAATCCAGCGAAGAGATCGTATCGAGTTGCAGGAATTGAAAGCCTTGAAGGAGATGGAAGGTATCTTGATCTTCAAAGATCAGGTTACCAGGGCACGCAGTTTTACGTGGTTCCACTCGTTCAAGAAGACCAAGCTGCCTTTCCGTCTGAACCGCTTTCTGCAGGTGGACCGTCCACAGTTCGCTGAACTGAAAGGCAAGGTTACACCGATCAAGGCAACGGATCGTCGGTTCACGATCATCGCCAATATCATCCAGAAGATCCGAGAGGGAACGGCCAAGAAGTACCCCGGCAATGACGACCCAGTCCTCGCGGCGGTCCGCGAGACCTGGCTAAAGATCGAGGAATTGAATCCCAACGAAGGGGCAGTGAATCGCGGCATTGCCTATTACCAAGCGGCAGTGACAGCGATGCGCGCACGTCAGCCTGATGCGCAAGGCCGCTACTGGACCGCCGCCGGAGGCGAGGAAGAGCACATTCCAGAGGTCAGTGCGATAGACCAGTACGAAGGTGTCGACTTCGCAGCTGAATCGCCTGCAATCGTGTCCTCCGCTACGGCGCAAGAAGCGACCGTCCGGACCGACCCCTACCACAATCCTCCGCTGCAGGAGAAAGCAGCGCCCAACGCATTCGCGGACCTGGTGCGGGAATTCGCTGAGTCCACGCAGCGACCGGCATCGGTCCTGTCGAGCATCAAGGAGGAGACTGTCAGCGCCGTTGTGACAGAAGATTATGACGCCTTGCCGGATGCGCAAGCGGCGCGCCCGGTGAACAGTGGCGACGAAAATCTGGCCGACCCAGCAAGCGGCGACAGCACAGACGGCGGTCTGCACGAATGGCTCGCCCAGTATCAAAACAGCCAGCAGGGTGACGGTGGCACGGTCGATGATCGTCCCATGGAGCGGAGACAGAATCTGACCCCAGCCCAGGTGGACCTCGTCAACCCCGAGCCGCCAAGTCGGACAGTGCACCAGGTCGAAACGAATCCAGTCGTCATCGGCTTTAAGCAAGAGGCCGCCGAGATGCTGGTCCGCATGGAGGAGGCGCTCGGCAGCGAACATCCGCAGGAGGCGGTGCAGGCGACCGAGCGAGAGATCTCAGCGCAGCTGAAGTGGACTCAGCCCGCGGAAGACATGACCATCGACGACATTGAGCACCTCTTCGGAAGCATGCAAGCGAATATCGAGAAGTCGGCGAGCAAGGCACGGTGA
- a CDS encoding YcbK family protein, whose amino-acid sequence MPSVLWLRRGKDHARIDFATPEGYRAAAYLLRDVQAGFTGSPHPALLRLLAWEQAWLSAYGYTIPFVIHSGCRVASTNSREGGVQNSRHLPNQMGVFRAVDFSTREISAEYLGRLAYLARQGGVGFYNQRDFVHNDVDEKVRAWRGK is encoded by the coding sequence ATGCCTTCTGTCCTGTGGCTGCGCCGCGGCAAGGACCATGCGCGCATCGACTTTGCCACTCCCGAGGGATACCGGGCTGCGGCGTACCTGCTTCGGGACGTCCAAGCCGGCTTCACCGGTAGTCCGCACCCTGCGCTGCTCCGGCTGCTTGCGTGGGAGCAAGCGTGGCTGTCGGCCTACGGCTACACGATTCCGTTTGTCATCCACTCCGGTTGCCGTGTGGCTTCAACAAATAGCCGTGAAGGCGGAGTCCAGAATTCGCGGCACTTGCCAAATCAGATGGGTGTGTTCCGGGCGGTGGACTTCAGCACTCGCGAGATCTCTGCAGAGTATCTCGGTCGCCTGGCCTATTTGGCGCGCCAAGGAGGGGTGGGTTTCTACAACCAAAGGGACTTCGTGCATAACGACGTCGATGAGAAAGTCAGAGCTTGGAGGGGCAAATAG
- a CDS encoding SOS response-associated peptidase: MGPATLAEMFHFRGDGMCGRITQFSDLRLFAVAMGWDSSVAEHVGDLRPRYNVAPQTEVWAFDRLNSQALGRCEAITWGYKPHWARADKTRRVVINARIESVPTSGYYRGLWAARKRVIVPADGWYEWPVIDGVKRPQFISRREGPCFFAGLADVWEEQPAGGMVIITSDADGGLVDVHDRRPVVLDGEDARLWLDPALAPEGAENLLRTGMLAADTFQWWEVGKEVGNVRNQGPQLVVPVQ; the protein is encoded by the coding sequence ATGGGGCCAGCAACCCTGGCCGAGATGTTTCATTTCCGAGGTGACGGGATGTGCGGACGCATCACCCAATTTAGCGATTTACGGCTGTTTGCGGTAGCGATGGGCTGGGACAGTAGCGTCGCCGAGCACGTCGGGGATCTCCGGCCACGATACAACGTTGCGCCGCAGACTGAGGTTTGGGCCTTTGACCGCCTGAATTCCCAAGCCCTAGGCCGCTGTGAGGCCATCACATGGGGCTACAAGCCGCACTGGGCTCGCGCCGATAAGACCCGTAGGGTTGTCATCAATGCCCGCATCGAAAGCGTTCCGACCAGCGGGTATTACCGGGGGCTTTGGGCGGCTCGCAAGCGAGTAATCGTCCCCGCCGATGGCTGGTATGAATGGCCGGTTATCGACGGGGTTAAGCGACCACAGTTCATCTCACGTCGTGAGGGCCCCTGCTTCTTTGCCGGCCTAGCGGACGTCTGGGAGGAGCAGCCGGCCGGCGGAATGGTGATTATCACTTCGGATGCTGATGGGGGCCTGGTCGACGTCCATGATCGGCGCCCAGTCGTCTTAGATGGGGAGGATGCACGGTTGTGGCTTGATCCTGCCCTGGCACCCGAGGGCGCAGAGAATCTGCTTCGCACGGGCATGCTTGCCGCGGACACGTTCCAATGGTGGGAAGTAGGGAAGGAAGTGGGGAACGTTCGGAATCAAGGGCCCCAGCTCGTTGTTCCCGTCCAGTAA
- a CDS encoding lytic transglycosylase domain-containing protein, with translation MRVRLGKLLGAAAIAGMGSVASASDDAELAQCFAATEIEYQVPSCILRGIHQVESSGSKSTTMVSRPNRNGSRDYGIMQLNDFWIRVFQRNFGITAQQIVQDRCLAIRGAGYVLRYEINRARDFWTGVARYHNPDPVIGYGYVLRVADAARRFGCQIK, from the coding sequence ATGAGGGTCCGGCTGGGAAAGCTTCTGGGTGCCGCAGCGATAGCTGGAATGGGATCCGTCGCGTCAGCTTCGGACGATGCAGAACTCGCGCAGTGTTTTGCGGCGACAGAGATCGAATATCAGGTGCCTTCCTGCATTCTGCGTGGCATCCACCAGGTGGAGTCTTCCGGGTCGAAAAGCACAACCATGGTCTCCCGACCCAATCGAAACGGATCACGCGATTACGGAATCATGCAACTTAATGACTTCTGGATCCGGGTGTTCCAGCGCAACTTCGGCATCACGGCGCAGCAGATCGTCCAGGATCGGTGTCTTGCAATCCGCGGTGCCGGATACGTCTTGCGCTACGAGATAAACCGTGCACGTGATTTCTGGACTGGCGTGGCGAGGTATCACAACCCGGACCCCGTCATTGGTTATGGCTATGTCTTGCGGGTCGCCGACGCCGCAAGGAGGTTCGGATGTCAGATCAAGTAA